A DNA window from Schistocerca gregaria isolate iqSchGreg1 chromosome 2, iqSchGreg1.2, whole genome shotgun sequence contains the following coding sequences:
- the LOC126336539 gene encoding proline-rich protein 2-like, producing the protein MRATVAALLLCLLLAACCSQETPPGPPGPTEGPQPTGPPGPPTGGPDPTGQPTGGPEPTGPPGTPTGGPEPTGPPTGGPEPTGGPQPTGEPQPTGPPGPPGPLSRGLWLF; encoded by the exons ATGAGGGCTACAGTGGCAGCTCTCCTCCTGTGTCTTTTG CTGGCAGCATGCTGCAGCCAGGAGACTCCACCTGGCCCTCCTGGACCAACTGAAGGGCCACAACCAACTGGACCACCTGGCCCACCAACTGGAGGTCCTGATCCAACAGGTCAGCCTACTGGAGGTCCTGAACCAACTGGTCCACCAGGCACACCTACTGGAGGTCCTGAACCAACAGGTCCACCTACTGGGG GTCCTGAACCAACTGGAGGACCCCAGCCAACTGGTGAACCACAGCCTACAGGCCCACCAGGGCCACCAGGGCCACTCTCTAGGGGACTTTGGCTTTTTTGA